A genomic segment from Gracilinanus agilis isolate LMUSP501 chromosome 1, AgileGrace, whole genome shotgun sequence encodes:
- the LOC123232153 gene encoding galactoside alpha-(1,2)-fucosyltransferase 2-like: MSSPLTSFPASVYCFLLLIFVTLTIFHFEFKFSKMSKACIEPPIETSFHYDGFWTVLSQGRLGNQIGQYAGLYALAKLNRYQAYISPRMHDFLSPLFRITLPVLPDSVAQKIPWQNYHVHDWMTEEHRHIQGAYVCITGYPNSWTFHHHIIDEIRREFTLHDHVRNEAQAYLHGIQKSPATFVGVHVRRGDYVYIMPQWKGVIADKGYLDQAMNWFRAHYKDTIFVVTSNDMSWCQENIDNTKGDVVFAGDGVESSPGKDFALLIQCNHTIMTIGTFGLWAAYLTGGMTVYLANYTLPDSPYLNDFKPEATFLPGWVGFPADLSPLLEH; the protein is encoded by the coding sequence ATGTCAAGTCCTCTGACATCCTTCCCTGCCTCAGTCTAttgcttcctcctcctcatttttgTGACCTTAACAATTTTCCACTTTGAATTTAAATTCTCGAAGATGTCCAAAGCATGTATAGAGCCACCAATTGAGACCTCTTTCCACTATGATGGCTTCTGGACAGTGCTTTCTCAAGGCCGTCTGGGAAACCAGATAGGTCAGTATGCTGGCCTCTATGCTCTGGCAAAACTCAATAGGTATCAGGCCTATATCTCACCAAGGATGcatgattttctctctcccttgttcCGCATCACCCTCCCTGTTCTCCCAGACAGTGTGGCCCAAAAAATACCTTGGCAAAACTACCACGTACATGACTGGATGACAGAGGAACACCGTCATATTCAAGGTGCCTATGTCTGTATCACGGGTTATCCCAATTCCTGGACTTTTCACCACCATATCATAGATGAGATCCGTCGTGAATTCACCCTGCATGACCATGTCCGAAATGAAGCTCAGGCCTACCTACATGGAATACAGAAAAGCCCAGCCACCTTTGTGGGAGTCCATGTCCGCCGAGGTGACTATGTTTATATCATGCCCCAGTGGAAGGGTGTGATAGCAGACAAGGGCTACTTAGATCAAGCTATGAATTGGTTCAGAGCCCATTACAAGGATACCATCTTTGTGGTCACCAGCAATGATATGTCATGGTGCCAGGAGAACATTGACAACACCAAGGGAGATGTGGTATTTGCAGGGGATGGAGTGGAGAGCTCTCCAGGGAAGGATTTTGCTCTGTTGATCCAGTGCAACCACACCATCATGACCATTGGCACCTTTGGCCTCTGGGCTGCCTACCTCACAGGTGGTATGACAGTCTATTTGGCCAACTACACCCTTCCAGACTCACCCTACCTCAATGATTTCAAACCTGAGGCTACCTTTCTCCCTGGATGGGTAGGGTTCCCAGCTGACCTGTCACCCCTGCTCGAGCACTGA